Proteins encoded together in one Candidatus Xianfuyuplasma coldseepsis window:
- a CDS encoding PadR family transcriptional regulator, which translates to MINSDLIRGHLEIIILKLIIEQDRYGYEIANCIKKRTKEQFMIKEATLYSIVNRLEHKGLIESYYGEKTHGKKRRYYKITVLGKAYYTEKKQEWIELKNVLDTLLEESS; encoded by the coding sequence TTGATTAATTCCGATCTCATTCGTGGTCATCTCGAAATCATCATATTAAAGCTGATTATCGAGCAAGATCGCTACGGCTATGAAATTGCCAACTGCATCAAAAAACGCACAAAAGAACAGTTCATGATTAAGGAAGCTACATTATACAGTATCGTCAACCGTTTGGAACACAAAGGATTAATCGAATCCTACTATGGGGAAAAAACACACGGTAAAAAACGTCGTTATTATAAAATTACCGTTTTGGGGAAAGCGTACTACACTGAGAAAAAACAAGAATGGATTGAGCTCAAAAACGTGCTTGATACCTTATTGGAGGAATCCTCATGA
- the gltA gene encoding NADPH-dependent glutamate synthase has protein sequence MKTPRVQMPVQDPKVRQTNFDEVACGYDLDMAKLEARRCLNCKNPRCVAACPVHIEIPEFINFIIDGDIESAYFTLYKDNILPSICGRVCPQEKQCEGACILSIKGESVAIGALERFLGDYALENDLEQIQSIPENGIKVAVVGSGPAGLANAASMRRLGYDVTLYEALHEYGGVLQYGIPDFRLPKEIVAREIDRLRDMGIHFEKNVIIGKSITIDQLKNEYHYRAIFVGSGAGLPSALNIPGENYSGVYYANEFLTRVNLMKSKNFPKAPTPVKTGNNVMVVGGGNVAMDAARTAKRLGAKNVFIVYRRDMESLPARLDEIHHAMEEDIEFRLLLNPIEFIGENYVVKQVVCEIMELGERDSSGRRRPMPTGKYQTFDIDSCIISIGQKPNPIIKDATKELEVDQWGRIVTENHQTSIPGVFAGGDVVSGAATVILAMGAGKDASTYMDAYIKAENN, from the coding sequence ATGAAGACTCCTAGAGTACAAATGCCAGTCCAAGATCCAAAGGTCCGTCAAACCAACTTTGATGAAGTAGCCTGTGGATACGATTTAGACATGGCTAAACTAGAAGCACGTCGTTGTTTGAATTGTAAGAATCCACGTTGTGTTGCCGCTTGTCCAGTCCATATTGAGATACCTGAATTTATTAATTTTATTATTGATGGTGACATAGAAAGTGCCTATTTTACGCTATATAAAGATAATATTCTACCCTCAATATGTGGTCGTGTTTGTCCTCAAGAAAAACAATGTGAAGGAGCTTGCATTTTAAGTATTAAAGGAGAGAGTGTTGCTATAGGTGCACTAGAGCGCTTTTTAGGTGATTATGCATTAGAAAACGATTTAGAGCAGATTCAGAGCATACCGGAGAACGGTATCAAAGTCGCTGTCGTAGGTAGTGGACCTGCAGGTCTTGCGAATGCAGCAAGTATGCGTCGACTAGGATACGATGTAACGCTATATGAAGCGCTTCATGAATATGGAGGAGTCCTTCAATATGGGATTCCAGACTTCCGGTTACCAAAGGAAATTGTGGCACGTGAAATCGACAGATTGCGAGATATGGGGATTCATTTTGAGAAAAATGTTATTATCGGAAAGTCAATTACGATTGACCAGTTAAAGAACGAGTACCATTACCGTGCAATCTTCGTTGGATCAGGTGCTGGACTGCCAAGTGCCTTAAATATTCCTGGTGAAAATTACTCTGGAGTCTATTATGCGAACGAATTTCTTACGCGAGTTAATTTAATGAAGTCGAAGAACTTTCCGAAAGCTCCGACACCGGTAAAAACCGGAAATAATGTCATGGTGGTCGGTGGTGGAAACGTCGCGATGGATGCTGCTCGAACAGCGAAGCGTCTGGGTGCCAAAAATGTGTTTATTGTTTATCGAAGAGATATGGAAAGTCTACCCGCAAGGCTCGATGAGATCCATCATGCGATGGAAGAAGATATTGAGTTTCGATTGCTCTTAAATCCCATTGAATTTATTGGTGAAAATTATGTTGTTAAACAAGTTGTCTGTGAAATTATGGAATTAGGGGAACGAGATTCATCCGGTCGTAGACGACCAATGCCAACTGGAAAATATCAAACATTTGATATTGACTCTTGTATTATTTCTATAGGTCAGAAGCCCAATCCAATCATTAAAGATGCTACAAAAGAACTAGAGGTTGATCAATGGGGCCGGATTGTCACTGAGAATCACCAAACCTCCATTCCCGGTGTTTTTGCTGGAGGAGACGTCGTTAGTGGTGCTGCCACCGTCATTCTTGCAATGGGTGCTGGTAAGGACGCAAGTACCTATATGGACGCCTATATTAAAGCGGAAAACAATTGA
- a CDS encoding Gx transporter family protein, with product MRTKRLTLLAILLAISIVLSIVESMIPIPIPVPGVKLGLANVVTILILFIYGDRDAFTILLLRIILVGLLRGNIFSVTFFLSLSGGMVAYLMMFLFKHLKRFNIISISIMGAFGHSVGQIVMAIFIIERRELIFYFPYILVLSIVTGVFTGMIATRSLQIMKKAL from the coding sequence ATGCGAACAAAACGACTCACGTTACTCGCGATATTACTAGCCATCAGCATCGTTTTATCCATCGTCGAATCGATGATTCCAATCCCGATTCCCGTACCCGGTGTCAAGCTAGGACTCGCGAACGTAGTAACAATCCTGATCCTATTTATCTATGGCGATCGTGACGCCTTTACCATTCTTTTATTGCGTATCATCCTTGTTGGATTATTACGCGGTAATATCTTCAGTGTCACCTTCTTCTTAAGCCTAAGTGGAGGTATGGTAGCCTACCTCATGATGTTTCTATTTAAGCACTTAAAACGCTTCAACATTATTTCCATCTCAATCATGGGAGCCTTCGGTCACAGCGTCGGCCAAATCGTCATGGCAATCTTTATCATTGAACGACGTGAACTAATCTTTTATTTCCCTTATATCTTAGTACTTTCCATCGTCACCGGAGTCTTTACCGGAATGATCGCCACAAGAAGTCTACAAATTATGAAAAAAGCCCTCTAG
- a CDS encoding DegV family protein: MNKRAVIATSTGCLDYLNLDEPNLRILRMKIIMNDQTYDDFVEMNADEFYTHLKTDTSLVPTSSMPSPGELLELLDDLEQEGYDEVFIITISSELSGTYGVCTMAVKNYEGKLTTHVIDSRNAAISEGWLSLEALRLIKEDVPSSDIIAYLEQMRTNRKQYFMVDNLRLFVANGRLSGASGFIGSMLKIKPILEVNDDGKIVPFLKVRTQKKALQEMVNLVIEDLKQIDDFVVTYDTSDNKEGIAYVKEQMEQAFPGYTYYEAPITPVIGCHTGIGTVGIAYFNLTKK; this comes from the coding sequence ATGAATAAACGCGCTGTTATCGCAACCAGCACTGGTTGTCTTGATTATTTAAATCTTGATGAACCCAACTTACGCATCCTTCGCATGAAAATCATCATGAACGATCAAACCTACGATGATTTTGTCGAAATGAATGCCGATGAGTTCTATACCCATTTAAAAACCGATACCTCACTGGTACCAACCTCATCGATGCCATCACCAGGAGAACTACTAGAATTATTAGATGACTTGGAACAAGAAGGCTACGACGAAGTCTTTATCATCACCATCAGTAGTGAACTATCTGGAACCTATGGTGTTTGCACCATGGCTGTGAAAAACTACGAAGGTAAACTTACGACTCACGTCATCGATTCTCGTAATGCCGCCATCAGTGAAGGATGGCTCAGTCTTGAAGCTTTACGTCTCATCAAAGAAGACGTTCCATCATCGGACATCATCGCCTATTTAGAGCAGATGCGCACCAACCGCAAACAATACTTTATGGTTGACAATCTTCGTCTATTTGTCGCCAATGGTCGCCTTAGTGGAGCCAGTGGATTCATTGGAAGTATGCTTAAAATCAAACCGATTTTAGAAGTCAATGATGATGGTAAAATCGTTCCATTTCTAAAAGTCCGGACCCAGAAAAAAGCCTTACAAGAAATGGTGAATCTCGTTATCGAAGACTTAAAACAAATCGACGACTTTGTAGTCACCTATGATACCTCAGATAACAAAGAAGGCATCGCCTATGTCAAAGAGCAAATGGAACAAGCCTTCCCTGGTTACACATACTATGAAGCCCCAATCACCCCTGTGATTGGTTGCCACACCGGTATTGGTACCGTTGGTATAGCTTATTTCAATCTGACAAAAAAATAA
- a CDS encoding DegV family protein: MSKIGLLVCGNSGIDYIEHKYDIPVIRSILLVGDKEYSDYVDITAGDFYQMLADDPSLTPSTAQAATGVILEQYEAMVAKGYDELLVVSISNKLSGTYEGCMLAANMLDDVKVHVFDSKSVSYPEAKMILDAAKMIEEGKTIEEIWNHLEVLRDNHRILFSVETLRYLVKNGRLSGASGFLGSMLKIKPMLEVTKDGRVEAIEKIRTLSKATNRLIEKFLEDLGDKDMEVFLIHANAEERADVVRKAIQKARPDIKEIKAYPLTPVVGAHAGPGVVGVGYIHK, encoded by the coding sequence ATGTCAAAGATTGGCTTACTAGTATGTGGGAACTCAGGTATTGATTATATTGAACACAAGTATGATATTCCCGTTATTCGCTCGATTTTATTAGTTGGTGATAAAGAATACTCAGATTACGTTGATATTACAGCAGGAGACTTTTATCAAATGCTTGCCGATGATCCTAGTTTAACCCCGTCAACAGCCCAAGCGGCAACCGGTGTTATCTTGGAACAATACGAAGCAATGGTCGCCAAAGGATATGATGAATTGCTTGTTGTATCAATTTCCAACAAATTATCTGGTACATACGAAGGATGTATGCTTGCTGCCAATATGTTAGACGACGTAAAAGTACATGTATTTGATTCAAAATCCGTATCATACCCAGAAGCGAAAATGATTCTCGATGCCGCCAAAATGATTGAAGAAGGTAAAACCATTGAAGAAATCTGGAATCATCTCGAAGTTCTACGCGATAATCACCGCATTTTATTCAGTGTTGAAACCTTGCGTTACCTTGTGAAAAACGGCCGTTTAAGCGGTGCAAGTGGATTCCTCGGTAGCATGTTAAAAATCAAACCAATGTTAGAAGTGACCAAAGATGGTCGCGTGGAAGCCATTGAAAAAATCCGTACACTAAGTAAAGCCACCAATCGCTTGATTGAAAAGTTTCTCGAAGATCTCGGGGATAAAGACATGGAAGTGTTCTTAATTCATGCCAACGCGGAAGAACGTGCTGATGTGGTCCGCAAAGCCATTCAAAAAGCTCGACCCGATATCAAAGAAATCAAAGCATACCCATTAACACCAGTCGTCGGTGCTCACGCAGGACCCGGCGTTGTCGGTGTTGGATACATCCATAAATAA
- a CDS encoding MarR family winged helix-turn-helix transcriptional regulator, whose protein sequence is MDTPKEIINELLVEVFNHILSIEAEALRKRGIKLSMNEIHVLEAIEKTAEPTMSHLAKRLRVTVGTLTTAMNRLVEKGYVTRYRLEEDKRKVYIALTDKAIKALRIHDEFHEEMIEATIADMKLDEDEVLLQSLKNISEYFKRKY, encoded by the coding sequence ATGGACACACCAAAAGAAATTATCAATGAACTATTGGTTGAAGTATTTAACCATATTTTAAGCATTGAAGCCGAAGCTTTACGCAAACGTGGAATCAAACTATCGATGAACGAAATTCATGTATTAGAAGCCATCGAAAAAACCGCAGAACCAACGATGTCGCATCTAGCAAAACGGCTTCGTGTAACGGTTGGAACACTCACCACCGCTATGAATCGCCTTGTTGAAAAAGGCTATGTAACACGCTACCGTCTCGAAGAAGACAAACGCAAAGTCTATATCGCATTAACCGATAAAGCAATCAAAGCCTTACGGATTCACGATGAGTTCCATGAAGAGATGATTGAAGCAACCATCGCCGATATGAAATTGGACGAAGATGAAGTCCTATTACAATCCTTAAAAAACATCAGCGAATACTTCAAGCGAAAGTACTAA
- a CDS encoding FAD:protein FMN transferase yields MKRIVTVVLTILVVATLSACKENDATIELIGEDVLSLEIGDEYVEKGFIAKDGFTDISEYVSVTDDIDNTVAGDYEVRYTLSYENQESSVTRTVYYRESGCTVIEDTTITECRVYWAQYLHTTVKLNLYYDGDIYNNQIDSIVNNVENILAKYHQLTTKYDAYDGVMNVYAINQDPTAVHTIDYRLFDLIQFSLDHQDEVNNLFNIALGPVLKLWHDAREACNAFTNPVCNLPAMVDLEAADQYTDPSEITLDEENLTIQMGANMSIDLGGVSKGYISGKIMDYLDSLEFSGYLLNNGTSNISIGGTHPVRENEKFSLAVTDPTNPYSYYAIVFLGDGDQLVTSGDYQQNFIVDGELYHHIINPNTLMPERYSRAVSIATSDPALADLYSTAIFTMPIEDGLAFVNAIDGLEAIWYTLDNTVVMSDKFEAQYVYDLSVDKD; encoded by the coding sequence ATGAAACGAATAGTTACAGTCGTACTGACAATTCTCGTTGTTGCTACATTGTCGGCGTGTAAAGAGAATGACGCGACAATTGAGTTGATAGGTGAGGATGTGTTGTCGCTTGAAATCGGGGATGAGTATGTCGAAAAGGGATTTATTGCCAAAGATGGTTTTACGGATATTAGTGAGTATGTATCGGTTACAGATGACATTGATAATACGGTAGCTGGGGATTATGAAGTAAGATACACATTGTCCTATGAAAACCAGGAATCATCGGTTACGAGAACCGTTTATTACCGGGAATCCGGATGTACTGTCATTGAAGATACAACGATTACAGAGTGTCGCGTGTATTGGGCTCAGTACCTCCATACTACGGTGAAGTTAAATTTGTACTACGATGGAGATATCTACAACAATCAAATCGATTCGATTGTGAATAATGTGGAAAACATCTTAGCGAAGTACCATCAATTAACGACCAAGTACGATGCATATGATGGTGTGATGAATGTCTATGCGATTAATCAAGATCCAACGGCTGTACATACGATTGATTATCGGTTGTTTGATTTGATTCAATTTTCTTTGGATCATCAAGATGAGGTGAATAATCTATTTAATATTGCCCTTGGCCCTGTATTGAAGTTATGGCACGATGCTCGAGAAGCGTGTAATGCATTTACCAATCCTGTATGCAATCTGCCAGCAATGGTGGATTTAGAAGCGGCTGATCAATATACCGACCCGAGTGAGATTACGCTAGATGAAGAGAATCTAACGATTCAAATGGGTGCGAATATGTCGATTGATTTAGGTGGTGTTTCCAAAGGGTACATCAGTGGCAAAATAATGGACTATTTGGATAGTTTGGAGTTTTCTGGTTATCTTCTGAATAACGGTACCAGTAATATCTCGATTGGGGGAACTCATCCAGTTCGTGAGAATGAGAAGTTTTCACTTGCTGTAACCGATCCAACGAATCCCTATTCGTATTATGCGATTGTGTTCTTAGGGGATGGCGATCAGTTGGTGACATCCGGTGATTACCAACAGAACTTTATCGTTGATGGGGAGTTATATCATCATATTATCAACCCCAATACCTTGATGCCTGAGCGTTATAGCCGCGCCGTGTCAATCGCCACTAGCGATCCGGCACTTGCCGATTTGTACTCGACAGCAATCTTCACGATGCCGATTGAAGATGGTTTAGCCTTTGTCAATGCCATTGATGGACTAGAGGCAATTTGGTATACGTTGGACAACACTGTGGTGATGAGCGATAAATTTGAAGCTCAGTATGTCTATGACCTATCTGTCGATAAAGACTAA
- a CDS encoding sulfide/dihydroorotate dehydrogenase-like FAD/NAD-binding protein encodes MYRIIDKKVLNEHVDQMIIEAPLVANNAKPGHFVILRVDEDGERIPLTIVEHDQNTVTIIYQKLGYSTRLLGKLETGDEIHDFVGPLGRPAHIHDVQQLLAVAGGVGAAPLFPQLKAYYDKGVNIDLVFGAKSKDYLILLDKYKNICRNIYITTDDGSLGTKGFVTTVVQDLLTTKSYDRAVTIGPLIMMRNVVELTKSIDLPTDVSLNPIMIDGTGMCGNCRFTKNGKTYFACIDGPDFDADGIDFDELMVRQNYYIEEEHICNLGLNTNEDS; translated from the coding sequence TTGTATAGAATAATTGATAAAAAAGTCTTAAATGAGCATGTTGACCAGATGATCATTGAAGCACCACTAGTTGCTAATAATGCTAAGCCGGGACACTTTGTGATTTTACGTGTTGATGAAGATGGTGAACGTATTCCTCTTACTATTGTGGAGCATGATCAAAATACTGTAACGATTATCTATCAGAAGCTTGGTTATTCTACTCGATTACTAGGTAAGCTTGAAACTGGTGATGAAATTCATGATTTTGTTGGACCTTTAGGACGTCCAGCACACATACATGATGTGCAACAGTTATTAGCAGTTGCCGGTGGTGTTGGTGCAGCACCTTTATTTCCTCAACTTAAAGCATATTATGATAAAGGGGTCAATATTGATTTGGTGTTTGGAGCTAAGTCAAAAGATTATTTAATATTACTTGATAAATACAAAAATATATGCAGAAATATATACATTACAACCGATGATGGAAGTCTTGGAACGAAAGGTTTTGTTACAACAGTAGTCCAAGATCTTCTAACTACAAAATCATATGATAGAGCCGTCACTATTGGTCCTTTGATAATGATGAGAAACGTTGTAGAACTTACAAAGAGTATTGACCTACCCACAGATGTATCGTTAAATCCGATTATGATTGATGGAACAGGCATGTGTGGTAATTGCCGTTTTACTAAGAATGGTAAAACATACTTTGCATGTATTGATGGTCCTGATTTTGATGCAGATGGAATTGACTTTGACGAACTAATGGTGCGACAAAACTACTATATAGAAGAAGAACATATATGCAATTTGGGGTTGAATACAAATGAAGACTCCTAG